The nucleotide sequence ATTGTTTTACCTTTTTCGTTTTTAGATATGGTTATGATTCTGCATGTATCCCCTACTTTTAAGCCGAGCTTTTCGGCTATGGCTGTTCCCAAAATTGCAGACTTATTATTTTCAAATTCAAGAGAACCTGATATGACTTTTATAAGATTAAGAGCCCTGATATTTTGAGTAAAGCATTCGGGCTCTACTGCACGGATGCTTCCGCCGCTTCTTCCGTTTTTACCTATAACCAAACCGTTTCCCTGCCTCTCAATCCAAGCGTTTTCAACAAAGTTTCCATTATCAAACTCAAGAATTAAAGAGCGGATATTTTTTTCGGTTTCGGCATTTTTATAGCTTGATTCGGGCCTCATATTTATAACTTGCAGATGTCCCGTTCCAAGCTCGATTGTACGGGAAGTTATTCCTTGAATCATACCGTCAGATACAACCAAAACAACAATAAGGGGAATTATACTTATGCCTATACCTAAAACGGCACCGAATAAACTTTTACGGGCATTGGAAACCGTCTTTCCCGAACCTATACCTAAAAATCTAAATGCCATTTTTATAAAGACTAAATTTTTCATACTTCTTCCAGATTGCCCTTATAAAGTTTATAAGAAATATCCGTCATTGATGCGATATTTTGATCATGGGTAACAAGAACCAAGGTTTTTTTATGTTTATCTACTACAGAAAATAAAAGGTTTTGAACAGTCTCGGCATTGGCAGGGTCTAAGTTTCCCGTAGGCTCATCAGCAAGAATGAGTGAGGGGCTGTTTATCAAGGAGCGGGCAACAGCAACCCTCTGTCTTTCGCCTCCCGACAGCTGAGACGGAAAATGATTTTTGCGTTCGGCTAATTTTACATCCTCCAAAAGAGAGAGAGCCTTTTCCTTTATTTCTTTTTTTGATCTTCCTGCAATAAGGGCAGGAAGCATTACGTTTTCAAGAGCTGTAAAATCTTTTAACAAATAATGAAATTGAAAAACCAAACCCAAAAAGGAGCTTCGATATTCCGTGAGAGATTTTTCATCAAGCGAATGAACCTTATAAGAACCTGCAATAATCTCGCCGCTGTCAGCCGATTCAAGACCGCCCAGCATATTTAAAAAGGTACTTTTACCCGAACCGGATTCTCCGGTAATCGAAATCTTTTTCCCTTCTTCAATGGAAAAATTCAGTTTATCGAATATTACAAGTTTTTCACTTGCCGAGGAAAATGTTTTGGTTAAACCGGAAATTAAAACTATATCCTTACTCATAGCGTAATACCTCCGCCGGCTTTAATTTTAGTATCCGTCTCGCAGCTATCATGGCCGCAGCGGATGAGGAAAAAATGCCGAACAAAAAAATCAATAAAATTTCATTAAAAAATATTCTAACCGGAACGGTTTCCATATAAAAATAGACAGGACTAA is from Treponema denticola and encodes:
- a CDS encoding ABC transporter ATP-binding protein, with the protein product MSKDIVLISGLTKTFSSASEKLVIFDKLNFSIEEGKKISITGESGSGKSTFLNMLGGLESADSGEIIAGSYKVHSLDEKSLTEYRSSFLGLVFQFHYLLKDFTALENVMLPALIAGRSKKEIKEKALSLLEDVKLAERKNHFPSQLSGGERQRVAVARSLINSPSLILADEPTGNLDPANAETVQNLLFSVVDKHKKTLVLVTHDQNIASMTDISYKLYKGNLEEV